The stretch of DNA TCATTGCTGTTGCGGCTTTGGCGGCAGGAGCGGCGGCCATGTGGACCAAGGACGCCTGGATTTCGCGGCTGAACCCCGTGGAACAAGTGGGTGAAGGCCCTGCGGGATCGCCCGCAGAAGAGTCCCACGAGGGCCATAACCACGATCATGCCGGGCACAGCGAAGCGTCGTCGATCGAGCTGAGCCCGAGTGGGCTTGAGAACATCGGATTCGAGCCGTTCACCGTCGAGCCGTGCGCGTATGCGCGTCGTCTGAACGTTCCGTCCGTGGTGGTCGAAGTGCCGGGCAGGTCGCAGGTCCACATCACGGCGCCCCTGACCGGGGTAATCGAGGAAGTTTTCGTCTCGCAGGGGGAGGCCGTCGAGGCCGGGCAGAAGTTGTTCCGCATGCGACTCACCCACGAAGAACTCGTCTCGGCGCAGCGTGAATTCCTCGAAACGCTCTCCAAGCTCGGAGTAGCTGCGCGAGAACTTACACGACTTAGCGCACTCGATAAGGGCGTCGTAGCTGGCAAGCGGATACTCGAACAAGAGTACGAGCAAGACCGGCTACAAGTAGCGCTCGACGCTTCTCGCCAAGCCATGCTGCTGCACGGACTCACCGAAGAGCAAGTCGAAGAGGTCCGTCGCTCCGGGCGGATGTTCCGGGAGATCGTGGTTCGGGCGCCCGCCCATTCGGCGACGGACAAGTCCTGCGAGTCACCCCATCTTTTTACCGTGCAGAACCTCGGCGTCGCGCTGGGGGAGCATGTCAACCTTGGGCGTGAGCTTGCGTTGCTCAGCGACCACTGCGAGCTTCTGATCG from Botrimarina mediterranea encodes:
- a CDS encoding efflux RND transporter periplasmic adaptor subunit encodes the protein MSTRNHTKLWLYAVIAVAALAAGAAAMWTKDAWISRLNPVEQVGEGPAGSPAEESHEGHNHDHAGHSEASSIELSPSGLENIGFEPFTVEPCAYARRLNVPSVVVEVPGRSQVHITAPLTGVIEEVFVSQGEAVEAGQKLFRMRLTHEELVSAQREFLETLSKLGVAARELTRLSALDKGVVAGKRILEQEYEQDRLQVALDASRQAMLLHGLTEEQVEEVRRSGRMFREIVVRAPAHSATDKSCESPHLFTVQNLGVALGEHVNLGRELALLSDHCELLIEALAFEDDAASIRHAAEAGLPVEAKQLGRTSSGDQPTGLEILYVAGGIDLESRAFKVYVRLPNRIALDKTGPRGARFLEWAFKPGQRMELSIPVETWENQIVVPTTAVVDEGAEAYVYRQNGDHFERVPVHIRYRDQNAVVIANDGAVFSGDVIAGDGAYQMHLALKNKSGGAIDPHAGHNH